In Salmo trutta chromosome 37, fSalTru1.1, whole genome shotgun sequence, the following proteins share a genomic window:
- the LOC115177399 gene encoding zyxin isoform X1 has translation MADSSGSKPFMVTSSINLKVTTPSFYNQPKKFASVNPPRPKSQSDPSPPPGSTPPPGPSPPPSLVSTRGVGTAVIGRVGVMPPPPPSLCEDFPPPPPPLDDELPAPPPNCATTPPASDAPPPAFPPPPAVDDLPLPPAPPEENPCLPLSLSPLPPPPPPPLPVSGPSSVPSAGENSQHLAKQTSFDKQLDSLTDLLSEMETRGPFNPKLPSQYSAPPPPAPKPAGPPPTAPKPNLSFLPPPEMGDKPPPAPWAEELKLRTTHRQANNATSAPAPAPQPFAKAPVVAPKAFGGMKTGTFVPPVGLKNQNHAPAPFGVAPKPSPAASSFPPPPAAPPAPPANKVAPPAFNHSKPSSIDSQMTVSPPPPAPVPPPQPKAMTSPPSSYSQPMKSPPSSKPSPPGPVSVPGGGVPLSMREVEELERMTNAFIKDMDTHAPVITSAPTEVCGKCGEALSRSQPAVRAMNKLFHSDCFCCMSCHRPLQGMQFYDKDGTPQCEDCYISSLAVCSRCGERITDRVLKAVGQCFHAHCFRCCTCACSLEGAPFITDDNNNPYCVPDYHRRFSPLCVSCNEPIVPDAGSQETVRVVALDKNFHLKCYRCEVRTTDLLHLKYYRCEVRTTDLLHLKCYRCEVRTTDLLHLKYYRCEVRTTDLLHLKYYRCEVRTTDLLHLKCYRCEVRTTDLLHLKYYRCEVRTTDLLHLKYYRCEVRTTDLLHLKCYRCEVRTTDLLHLKYYRCEVRTTDLLHLKYYRCEVRTTDLLHLKYYRCEVRTTDLLHLKYYRCEVRTTDLLHLKYYRCEVRTTDLLHLKYYRCEVRTTDLLHLKYYRCEVRTTDLLHLKYYRCEVRTTDLLHLKYYRCEVRTTDLLHLKYYRCEVRTTDLLHLKYYRCEVRTTDLLHLKYYRCEVRTTDLLHLKYYKHIQWLAKVFTPLAFFLFCCLTWN, from the exons ATGGCTGACTCCAGCGGCAGTAAGCCCTTCATGGTGACTTCCTCCATCAACCTCAAAGTCACCACCCCCTCCTTCTACAACCAGCCAAAGAAGTTTGCCTCGGTCAACCCGCCACGCCCCAAAAGCCAGTCCGACCCGTCGCCTCCCCCAGGCTCAACTCCTCCCCCAGGTCCTTCTCCTCCCCCCAGTCTGGTCTCAACACGCGGTGTCGGCACAGCTGTCATTGGTCGAGTTGGAGTGATGCCTCCACCCCCACCATCGCTCTGCGAAG ACTTCCCGCCCCCTCCTCCTCCGTTGGACGATGAGCTGCCAGCCCCTCCCCCCAACTGTGCAACCACACCCCCAGCCTCTGATgcccctccccctgccttccctccccctcccgcGGTGGATGACCTGCCCCTCCCCCCCGCCCCGCCTGAGGAGAATCCCtgtctccccctttccctgtctcccctacctccaccaccccctccccctctcccagtctctggtCCCAGCAGTGTCCCCAGTGCTGGGGAGAACTCTCAG CATCTGGCAAAGCAGACTAGTTTTGACAAACAGCTGGACTCTCTGACTGACCTGCTGTCTGAGATGGAGACCAGAGGACCCTTCAACCCCAAG TTGCCCAGTCAGTactcagctcctcctcctcctgcccccAAGCCTGCAGGTCCTCCCCCCACTGCTCCCAAGcccaacctctccttcctcccccctccagaGATGGGAGACAAGCCCCCTCCCGCTCCCTGGGCCGAGGAGCTCAAACTCCGAACGACACACCGACAAGCCAATAACGCTACATCCGCCCCAGCTCCTGCCCCACAGCCATTTGCTAAGGCCCCAGTCGTGGCTCCTAAGGCTTTTGGGGGCATGAAAACGGGGACGTTCGTGCCCCCTGTGGGGCTGAAGAACCAGAACCACGCACCGGCTCCATTTGGTGTTGCTCCTAAACCTTCCCCTGCAGCCagctccttccctcctcctcctgccgcTCCTCCCGCCCCTCCAGCCAACAAAGTGGCTCCCCCAGCCTTCAATCACTCAAAGCCGTCTTCCATTGATTCTCAGATGACTGTGAGCCCGCCCCCTCCAGCTCCCGTGCCCCCTCCTCAGCCCAAAGCGATGACATCACCACCTTCTTCTTACAGCCAGCCAATGAAATCCCCCCCTTCATCAAAG CCCTCGCCCCCTGGGCCTGTCTCTGTCCCAGGTGGAGGTGTTCCTCTCTCcatgagggaggtggaggagctggAGAGAATGACCAATGCATTCATCAAAGACATGGACACACACGCTCCCGTCATCACCTCAGcacctacag aggtaTGTGGGAAGTGTGGTGAGGCTCTGTCTCGTTCCCAGCCTGCAGTGAGAGCTATGAACAAACTCTTCCACTCTGACTGTTTCTGCTGCATGAGCTGCCATCGCCCCCTGCAGGGCATGCAGTTCTACGACAAGGACGGGACGCCACAGTGTGAGGACTGCTACatt AGTTCTCTGGCGGTGTGTTCTCGGTGCGGGGAGCGTATTACAGACCGTGTGTTGAAGGCGGTGGGCCAGTGTTTCCATGCCCACTGTTTCCGCTGCTGCACCTGCGCCTGCAGCCTGGAGGGGGCGCCCTTCATCACCGACGACAACAACAACCCATACTGTGTCCCAGACTACCACAG GCGTTTCTCTCCCCTGTGTGTGAGCTGTAATGAGCCCATAGTTCCTGACGCCGGCAGTCAAGAGACCGTCAGAGTCGTGGCCCTCGACAAGAACTTCCACCTCAAGTGCTACCGCTGTGAGGTAAGGACAACAGACCTGCTACATCTAAAGTACTACCGCTGTGAGGTAAGGACAACAGACCTGCTACATCTAAAGTGCTACCGCTGTGAGGTAAGGACAACAGACCTGCTACATCTAAAGTACTACCGCTGTGAGGTAAGGACAACAGACCTGCTACATCTAAAGTACTACCGCTGTGAGGTAAGGACAACAGACCTGCTACATCTAAAGTGCTACCGCTGTGAGGTAAGGACAACAGACCTGCTACATCTAAAGTACTACCGCTGTGAGGTAAGGACAACAGACCTGCTACATCTAAAGTACTACCGCTGTGAGGTAAGGACAACAGACCTGCTACATCTAAAGTGCTACCGCTGTGAGGTAAGGACAACAGACCTGCTACATCTAAAGTACTACCGCTGTGAGGTAAGGACAACAGACCTGCTACATCTAAAGTACTACCGCTGTGAGGTAAGGACAACAGACCTGCTACATCTAAAGTACTACCGCTGTGAGGTAAGGACAACAGACCTGCTACATCTAAAGTACTACCGCTGTGAGGTAAGGACAACAGACCTGCTACATCTAAAGTACTACCGCTGTGAGGTAAGGACAACAGACCTGCTACATCTAAAGTACTACCGCTGTGAGGTAAGGACAACAGACCTGCTACATCTAAAGTACTACCGCTGTGAGGTAAGGACAACAGACCTGCTACATCTAAAGTACTACCGCTGTGAGGTAAGGACAACAGACCTGCTACATCTAAAGTACTACCGCTGTGAGGTAAGGACAACAGACCTGCTACATCTAAAGTACTACCGCTGTGAGGTAAGGACAACAGACCTGCTACATCTAAAGTACTACCGCTGTGAGGTAAGGACAACAGACCTGCTACATCTAAAGTACTACCGCTGTGAGGTAAGGACAACAGACCTGCTACATCTAAAGTACTATAaacacatacagtggcttgcgaaagtattcacccccttggcatttttcctattttgttgccttacctgGAATTAA
- the LOC115177399 gene encoding zyxin isoform X2, translated as MADSSGSKPFMVTSSINLKVTTPSFYNQPKKFASVNPPRPKSQSDPSPPPGSTPPPGPSPPPSLVSTRGVGTAVIGRVGVMPPPPPSLCEDFPPPPPPLDDELPAPPPNCATTPPASDAPPPAFPPPPAVDDLPLPPAPPEENPCLPLSLSPLPPPPPPPLPVSGPSSVPSAGENSQHLAKQTSFDKQLDSLTDLLSEMETRGPFNPKLPSQYSAPPPPAPKPAGPPPTAPKPNLSFLPPPEMGDKPPPAPWAEELKLRTTHRQANNATSAPAPAPQPFAKAPVVAPKAFGGMKTGTFVPPVGLKNQNHAPAPFGVAPKPSPAASSFPPPPAAPPAPPANKVAPPAFNHSKPSSIDSQMTVSPPPPAPVPPPQPKAMTSPPSSYSQPMKSPPSSKPSPPGPVSVPGGGVPLSMREVEELERMTNAFIKDMDTHAPVITSAPTEVCGKCGEALSRSQPAVRAMNKLFHSDCFCCMSCHRPLQGMQFYDKDGTPQCEDCYISSLAVCSRCGERITDRVLKAVGQCFHAHCFRCCTCACSLEGAPFITDDNNNPYCVPDYHRRFSPLCVSCNEPIVPDAGSQETVRVVALDKNFHLKCYRCEDCSRPLSIEADADGCYPLDGRILCMKCHTQRAKAMQ; from the exons ATGGCTGACTCCAGCGGCAGTAAGCCCTTCATGGTGACTTCCTCCATCAACCTCAAAGTCACCACCCCCTCCTTCTACAACCAGCCAAAGAAGTTTGCCTCGGTCAACCCGCCACGCCCCAAAAGCCAGTCCGACCCGTCGCCTCCCCCAGGCTCAACTCCTCCCCCAGGTCCTTCTCCTCCCCCCAGTCTGGTCTCAACACGCGGTGTCGGCACAGCTGTCATTGGTCGAGTTGGAGTGATGCCTCCACCCCCACCATCGCTCTGCGAAG ACTTCCCGCCCCCTCCTCCTCCGTTGGACGATGAGCTGCCAGCCCCTCCCCCCAACTGTGCAACCACACCCCCAGCCTCTGATgcccctccccctgccttccctccccctcccgcGGTGGATGACCTGCCCCTCCCCCCCGCCCCGCCTGAGGAGAATCCCtgtctccccctttccctgtctcccctacctccaccaccccctccccctctcccagtctctggtCCCAGCAGTGTCCCCAGTGCTGGGGAGAACTCTCAG CATCTGGCAAAGCAGACTAGTTTTGACAAACAGCTGGACTCTCTGACTGACCTGCTGTCTGAGATGGAGACCAGAGGACCCTTCAACCCCAAG TTGCCCAGTCAGTactcagctcctcctcctcctgcccccAAGCCTGCAGGTCCTCCCCCCACTGCTCCCAAGcccaacctctccttcctcccccctccagaGATGGGAGACAAGCCCCCTCCCGCTCCCTGGGCCGAGGAGCTCAAACTCCGAACGACACACCGACAAGCCAATAACGCTACATCCGCCCCAGCTCCTGCCCCACAGCCATTTGCTAAGGCCCCAGTCGTGGCTCCTAAGGCTTTTGGGGGCATGAAAACGGGGACGTTCGTGCCCCCTGTGGGGCTGAAGAACCAGAACCACGCACCGGCTCCATTTGGTGTTGCTCCTAAACCTTCCCCTGCAGCCagctccttccctcctcctcctgccgcTCCTCCCGCCCCTCCAGCCAACAAAGTGGCTCCCCCAGCCTTCAATCACTCAAAGCCGTCTTCCATTGATTCTCAGATGACTGTGAGCCCGCCCCCTCCAGCTCCCGTGCCCCCTCCTCAGCCCAAAGCGATGACATCACCACCTTCTTCTTACAGCCAGCCAATGAAATCCCCCCCTTCATCAAAG CCCTCGCCCCCTGGGCCTGTCTCTGTCCCAGGTGGAGGTGTTCCTCTCTCcatgagggaggtggaggagctggAGAGAATGACCAATGCATTCATCAAAGACATGGACACACACGCTCCCGTCATCACCTCAGcacctacag aggtaTGTGGGAAGTGTGGTGAGGCTCTGTCTCGTTCCCAGCCTGCAGTGAGAGCTATGAACAAACTCTTCCACTCTGACTGTTTCTGCTGCATGAGCTGCCATCGCCCCCTGCAGGGCATGCAGTTCTACGACAAGGACGGGACGCCACAGTGTGAGGACTGCTACatt AGTTCTCTGGCGGTGTGTTCTCGGTGCGGGGAGCGTATTACAGACCGTGTGTTGAAGGCGGTGGGCCAGTGTTTCCATGCCCACTGTTTCCGCTGCTGCACCTGCGCCTGCAGCCTGGAGGGGGCGCCCTTCATCACCGACGACAACAACAACCCATACTGTGTCCCAGACTACCACAG GCGTTTCTCTCCCCTGTGTGTGAGCTGTAATGAGCCCATAGTTCCTGACGCCGGCAGTCAAGAGACCGTCAGAGTCGTGGCCCTCGACAAGAACTTCCACCTCAAGTGCTACCGCTGTGAG GATTGTTCCCGTCCCCTCTCCATAGAGGCGGACGCAGACGGCTGCTACCCATTGGACGGCAGGATCCTGTGCATGAAGTGCCACACCCAGCGGGCCAAGGCTATGCAGTGA